One part of the Thermanaeromonas sp. C210 genome encodes these proteins:
- the fdhF gene encoding formate dehydrogenase subunit alpha has product MVTLTIDGRRVSVPEGTTILEAAERLGIHIPTLCYHPLLRPLGYCRLCLVAVEGAAKPVTACNTPAAEGMVVHTSTPEIEEWRRGVIEMLLSQHPEDCLACEKAGDCDLQDCAYNSGVKGTTWKADVASLPVLRDNPFIVRDYNKCIVCGRCVRVCREVQGNFVLELAGRGIETKVGTADPAGLKESGCVFCGNCLQVCPVGALTERVREGRGREWEFKKVRSICSYCGVGCNLTLYVKDGKIVKVKGYENPEVNNGWLCVKGRFGFDYIHSPDRLTKPLIREGARGSGTFREATWEEALDLVARKLKEIKESHGPDALGFLCSAKCTNEENYLLQKLARGVVGTNNVDHCARLUHSSTVAGLATTFGSGAMTNSIADIAKADCLLVIGSNTTENHPVIALKVKEAVRRGAKLIVADPRHIELVDWAYLWLRQKPGTDLALINGLLHVIVKEELYDKEFIARRTEGFEEVKRAVEEYTPERVAQVTGVPAEDIVRAARIYAAGPRSSILYAMGITQHITGTANVIALANLAMACGHIGKEGSGVNPLRGQNNVQGACDMGGLPNVLPGYQPVTDAEVRRKFARAWGVPELPKDNGLTLMEMMRAAEEGRLKGMYIMGENPVLTDPDASHVEKALKGLDFLVVQDIFLTETARLADVVLPGASFAEKEGTFTNTERRVQLVHKAVEPPGEARADWQIVKEVMERLGCPSPYSSPEDIMAEISRVTPNYAGVTYGRLEEKGLQWPVPAADHPGTPILHREKFTRGRGLFRAVHYLPPAEEPDEEYPFLFTTGRLLYHYHTVLSRKARGLEEICSEPVVEINPHDAERLGVKDGDTVEIVSRRGKVRVKAWVTHRVPRKVVFMSFHFREAAANLLTIPALDPVAKIPEYKACAVQVKRVPA; this is encoded by the coding sequence GCCGAAAGGCTGGGAATTCATATACCAACCCTTTGCTATCATCCCTTGCTCAGACCTTTAGGGTACTGCCGACTCTGCCTGGTGGCCGTAGAAGGTGCCGCCAAGCCGGTTACCGCCTGCAACACACCGGCAGCGGAAGGAATGGTAGTTCACACCAGCACACCGGAAATAGAGGAATGGCGCAGGGGCGTAATAGAGATGCTCTTGAGCCAGCACCCCGAAGACTGCCTTGCGTGTGAAAAGGCCGGCGATTGCGACCTGCAGGACTGCGCGTACAATTCCGGTGTTAAAGGAACTACCTGGAAGGCTGATGTGGCTTCTTTGCCCGTCCTCAGAGATAATCCCTTCATAGTCCGGGATTACAACAAGTGCATTGTGTGCGGCCGGTGCGTAAGGGTATGCCGTGAGGTACAGGGTAATTTCGTCCTGGAATTGGCCGGCAGGGGAATAGAGACCAAGGTGGGAACTGCAGATCCTGCCGGGTTAAAGGAGTCGGGTTGCGTCTTTTGTGGCAACTGCCTCCAGGTATGCCCGGTGGGGGCCCTCACAGAGAGGGTCAGGGAAGGTCGAGGCCGGGAATGGGAATTTAAAAAGGTGCGCAGTATCTGCTCCTACTGCGGGGTAGGGTGCAACCTTACCCTTTACGTAAAGGATGGAAAAATAGTTAAAGTCAAAGGATACGAAAACCCCGAGGTGAACAACGGTTGGCTCTGCGTCAAGGGGCGTTTCGGGTTTGACTACATCCACAGCCCCGACCGGTTGACCAAGCCTCTGATAAGGGAAGGAGCCAGGGGCAGCGGTACCTTCCGGGAGGCCACCTGGGAGGAGGCCTTAGACCTGGTGGCCCGGAAGCTAAAGGAAATAAAGGAATCCCATGGCCCGGATGCCCTGGGGTTCTTGTGCTCGGCCAAGTGTACCAATGAAGAAAACTACCTTTTGCAGAAGCTGGCCCGGGGAGTGGTGGGCACCAATAACGTCGATCACTGTGCCCGCCTCTGACACTCCTCCACGGTTGCCGGTCTGGCAACCACCTTTGGCAGCGGCGCCATGACCAATTCTATCGCCGACATAGCTAAAGCGGACTGTCTTCTGGTCATCGGCAGCAACACTACCGAGAACCACCCTGTTATTGCCCTTAAGGTGAAGGAGGCGGTGCGACGGGGAGCTAAGCTCATAGTAGCCGATCCCCGTCATATTGAACTGGTGGACTGGGCCTATTTATGGCTGCGGCAAAAGCCGGGCACGGATCTGGCCCTCATCAACGGTCTTCTGCATGTAATCGTGAAGGAAGAACTCTACGATAAGGAATTCATCGCCCGCAGAACCGAAGGGTTTGAAGAAGTGAAGCGGGCGGTGGAGGAATATACCCCTGAAAGGGTCGCCCAGGTTACCGGCGTACCGGCGGAAGATATTGTGCGGGCGGCGAGAATTTACGCCGCAGGTCCACGGTCGAGCATACTCTACGCCATGGGCATAACTCAGCATATCACGGGTACGGCCAACGTAATAGCCCTGGCCAATTTGGCCATGGCTTGTGGCCATATAGGCAAAGAGGGAAGCGGGGTGAACCCCTTAAGGGGCCAAAACAACGTCCAGGGCGCCTGCGATATGGGGGGCCTGCCCAACGTCCTTCCCGGTTACCAGCCGGTGACCGACGCCGAGGTGCGCCGGAAATTTGCCCGGGCCTGGGGCGTACCCGAACTGCCTAAAGACAATGGCCTAACCCTAATGGAGATGATGCGGGCGGCGGAGGAAGGCAGGCTGAAGGGCATGTATATTATGGGGGAAAACCCCGTCCTTACGGACCCCGACGCCTCCCACGTGGAAAAGGCCCTGAAAGGCCTCGATTTCCTCGTCGTGCAGGATATTTTCCTTACGGAGACGGCCAGGCTGGCCGATGTTGTCCTGCCCGGTGCGTCCTTTGCCGAAAAGGAAGGAACCTTCACCAACACGGAGCGCCGGGTGCAGTTGGTGCACAAGGCCGTCGAACCCCCGGGAGAAGCCCGGGCGGATTGGCAGATAGTGAAAGAGGTCATGGAGAGGCTGGGTTGCCCGTCGCCCTATTCTTCGCCGGAGGACATCATGGCGGAGATAAGCAGGGTCACCCCCAACTACGCCGGAGTAACCTACGGGCGGCTGGAGGAAAAGGGACTGCAGTGGCCCGTACCAGCTGCCGACCACCCGGGTACGCCCATACTGCACAGGGAGAAATTTACCCGGGGACGGGGCCTGTTCCGCGCCGTCCACTACCTGCCCCCTGCAGAAGAGCCGGATGAAGAGTATCCCTTCCTGTTCACCACGGGAAGGTTGCTCTATCATTACCACACGGTCCTCTCCCGCAAGGCCAGAGGGCTGGAGGAAATTTGTTCGGAACCGGTAGTGGAGATCAACCCCCATGACGCCGAAAGGCTGGGCGTAAAGGACGGGGATACGGTGGAGATCGTATCCCGGCGGGGCAAGGTACGGGTGAAGGCCTGGGTTACCCACCGGGTCCCCAGGAAGGTAGTCTTTATGAGCTTCCACTTCCGGGAAGCCGCGGCCAACCTCCTTACCATCCCGGCCCTGGACCCGGTGGCCAAGATCCCGGAATACAAGGCCTGTGCCGTGCAGGTGAAGAGGGTACCCGCTTAG